A single region of the Thermococcus paralvinellae genome encodes:
- a CDS encoding phosphoribosylaminoimidazolesuccinocarboxamide synthase has protein sequence MRLIYKGKTKDVYEDGDFLIFYFKDSILGFGNKEDTGGNEVIGEREGKGSIVLKQTEFFFKLLEKNGVKTHFVEKIDERRAKFLKAEKIPLEVIYRYKAYGSFLRRYGEFVKPLQELNIVEFTLKSDALGDPLICEEAIETLGIATKEEIEVMKKTTRKVAQILKEFFKSRGLEIIDFKLEFGRKNGELLIIDEISGDTMRVMRDGRVLKQEEVLEVVE, from the coding sequence ATGCGTTTAATTTACAAAGGGAAGACCAAGGATGTCTATGAAGACGGCGACTTTCTAATCTTTTACTTTAAGGACAGCATCTTGGGCTTTGGGAATAAAGAAGACACAGGGGGAAACGAGGTAATTGGGGAAAGAGAAGGCAAAGGAAGTATAGTTTTGAAACAAACGGAGTTTTTCTTCAAGCTGTTGGAAAAGAACGGCGTAAAGACCCACTTTGTCGAGAAAATTGACGAAAGAAGAGCGAAGTTTTTAAAAGCTGAAAAAATACCTCTCGAGGTAATCTACCGCTACAAGGCTTATGGAAGCTTCCTAAGGCGTTATGGTGAATTCGTTAAACCTCTCCAAGAGCTGAACATCGTTGAGTTTACGCTAAAAAGCGACGCTTTAGGTGATCCCCTCATTTGTGAAGAAGCCATAGAAACGCTCGGCATTGCAACTAAGGAAGAGATTGAGGTGATGAAAAAAACAACAAGAAAAGTTGCTCAAATTTTGAAAGAATTTTTCAAAAGCAGAGGTCTCGAGATAATTGACTTCAAGCTCGAGTTTGGGCGAAAAAATGGTGAACTTTTGATTATTGACGAAATAAGCGGTGATACTATGAGAGTTATGAGAGATGGGAGAGTTTTGAAGCAGGAAGAGGTTTTGGAGGTTGTTGAATGA